The following proteins are co-located in the Branchiostoma lanceolatum isolate klBraLanc5 chromosome 16, klBraLanc5.hap2, whole genome shotgun sequence genome:
- the LOC136421822 gene encoding uncharacterized protein → MENSLGLAVCLLAIFLTTGLCKVPDRDDTACPDRLPRDLVQGGAEGRPNQLRQGSRKPLFELDLFDVVDGFIPNGTYTVALRSNDRKQPFTGFHVSVTSAMATGCSGGVLSSIHMGVKDLKRCNVLVNAMEDKKMKIPFRWEAPTCGCVTIRATVWVNNVAYYMEDEAITSGFLTKTICVYEGVEGPAGTAGSKEVFTTEGENVDSSEITMPPPPKQPQPNAKPLKQTHRKFPPGASFPMGWHPLDERVLERHPLAGGRPIRPDASLPDIVMKPSLGLHSGILGNDRKATPSAFAIPNPKCPAEILPRGMDLVAIEEICNATLLQKDPNFWDAVPERRRRPQESGRGLEWNVRLQNLGRRLSGGGSEEAGSRSQRHILHEANLQHCCQLDGLDRMMCFEFLRRAKMDEVCQQPFPDNDLIVFGIQQPCCQYTDENRYSCFDQVKYGYQRVAHTTDFTQELVEYFDKWEAFNALKNTQLQRPHSFTPAEVRHLCWRDRHWMAPEEPVGAARCAPFRNRTDSESVALKKEMIECCEDMESGRVACLGALRRKRLDDYCSRAPLPSEPNHPCCQATADERYECFDQEDAMFNPEIHQDDYSKKLEVYREHFRVWVNKLFREEPQIAEEDEATSTQPPHTKSRAIAVNSALSSWELAEEDEEVESDAAVEEKEDEEERVPVKTVNKKVLQEQVDDRGGKKKFKKGDISRKIATDKKRLLSKCCRTGRRRSGLSRACASEAQRFVRRFHDDHRISCSTEFIRCCEETKKSDMFELSDM, encoded by the exons ATGGAGAACTCGCTCGGGCTCGCCGTCTGTCTGCTGGCGATCTTCTTGACTACAGGATTGTGCAAAG TCCCGGACCGTGATGACACCGCGTGCCCAGACCGACTCCCTCGGGACCTGGTGCAGGGGGGTGCCGAGGGGCGCCCGAACCAGCTCCGCCAGGGAAGCAGGAAGCCGCTGTTCGAGCTGGATCTCTTTGACGTGGTGGACGGCTTCATCCCGAACGGTACCTACACAG TCGCGCTTCGTTCGAACGACAGAAAGCAGCCATTCACAGGCTTCCACGTCAGCGTGACGTCAGCCATGGCAACGGGGTGCTCCGGGGGCGTGCTGTCGTCCATCCACATGGGGGTCAAGGACCTGAAAAGGTGCAACGTCCTGGTGAACGCCATGGAGGACAAAAAGATGAAGATACCTTTTAGGTGGGAGGCGCCCACCTGTGGATGCGTCACCATCAG AGCGACTGTCTGGGTGAACAACGTGGCGTACTACATGGAGGATGAAGCCATCACATCCGGGTTCTTGACTAAGACCATCTGTGTCTACGAAGGCGTCG AAGGACCAGCGGGAACAGCCGGAAGTAAGGAGGTTTTCACCACCGAAGGCGAAAACGTTGACAGCAGCGAAATCACCATGCCGCCCCCGCCGAAGCAACCGCAGCCAAACGCAAAGCCGCTGAAACAAACACATCGTAAATTCCCACCTGGGGCTTCATTTCCAATGGGCTGGCACCCATTGGACGAAAGAGTGTTAGAGAGGCACCCATTGGCTGGAGGCCGACCAATCAGACCCGATGCTTCATTGCCTGACATCGTCATGAAGCCATCGCTCGGGCTTCATTCGGGTATTCTCGGCAACGATCGGAAAGCGACGCCGTCGGCTTTCGCGATCCCGAACCCGAAGTGTCCCGCCGAGATTCTTCCAAGAGGCATGGACCTCGTGGCAATCGAAGAAATCTGCAACGCGACATTGTTGCAAAAAGATCCGAACTTTTGGGACGCCGTCCCGGAAAGGAGGCGCCGCCCCCAAGAAAGCGGGAGAGGCCTCGAGTGGAACGTCCGCCTACAAAACCTCGGTAGGAGACTTTCCGGCGGGGGCTCGGAGGAGGCCGGAAGTCGCTCCCAACGTCACATCCTCCACGAGGCCAACCTCCAACACTGTTGTCAGTTGGATGGTCTCGACCGCATGATGTGTTTCGAGTTTTTGCGAAGGGCGAAAATGGACGAAGTCTGCCAGCAGCCTTTCCCTGACAACGACCTCATTGTTTTCGGTATCCAACAACCTTGCTGTCAATACACCGACGAAAACAGGTACTCATGCTTTGACCAGGTAAAATATGGTTACCAAAGAGTCGCGCATACAACAGACTTTACCCAAGAACTGGTCGAGTACTTCGACAAGTGGGAAGCTTTCAATGCCCTGAAGAACACGCAACTTCAACGGCCTCACAGCTTCACTCCAGCGGAGGTTCGGCACCTGTGTTGGCGGGACAGGCACTGGATGGCGCCCGAGGAGCCGGTCGGAGCGGCCCGGTGCGCCCCGTTCAGGAACAGGACCGACTCGGAGTCCGTGGCGCTGAAGAAGGAGATGATCGAGTGCTGCGAGGACATGGAGTCGGGCAGGGTGGCGTGTCTGGGCGCCCTCAGGCGGAAAAG GCTGGACGACTACTGCAGCAGGGCACCCCTGCCGAGCGAACCGAACCATCCCTGTTGCCAGGCAACTGCAGACGAGAGGTACGAGTGTTTTGATCAAGAGGACGCGATGTTTAACCCGGAAATACATCAGGACGACTACAGCAAGAAACTGGAGGTGTACAGGGAGCACTTCCGGGTCTGGGTCAACAAACTCTTCCGAGAGGAGCCGCAG ATAGCAGAGGAAGACGAGGCAACCTCCACCCAACCGCCTCACACAAAGAGCAGGGCGATTGCCGTCAACTCTGCACTCAGCAGCTGGGAGTTGG CAGAGGAGGATGAAGAAGTTGAGAGTGACGCGGCTGTAGAGGAgaaagaagacgaagaagaaagAGTTCCTGTCAAGACAGTGAATAAGAAGGTTTTACAGGAACAAGTTGACGACCGTGGGGGGAAGAAGAAATTCAAGAAAGGCGACATAAGCCGCAAGATAG CAACAGACAAGAAGCGCCTCCTGTCGAAATGTTGCAGAACTGGACGCCGCCGCTCCGGCTTGTCCCGCGCATGCGCCAGTGAGGCTCAGCGGTTCGTCCGTCGTTTCCATGACGACCATCGAATCTCGTGTTCTACGGAGTTCATACGGTGCTGCGAGGAGACAAAGAAATCGGACATGTTCGAGTTGTCTGACATGTAG